The following DNA comes from Marinilactibacillus sp. Marseille-P9653.
CATCTGTTGTGAAACCCCTACAAACCACATACCAATAGGATTATCTGCAGCATCTAGAATAGGTTGATAAGCAGTCTGGTTCATTTCACCCATAATATCCGCGGTACCAACATAAACTTCCCCGCCTATTAGAACCGTATTAACAATGTCCTCGGAAGCAGCCGTGCCTACTAGACGCTCTCCATCTCTTTCAAAGGTAGTGACAACACTTGTATCTCCTAAGAAAATCGTAGCAGGACCTCCTGTGATTTCTGTGATTCTATCGACCATTTCATCGTTTACAGCTAACGTTCCTTTATAAAGTTCGCCATTTCTAATCGACCAGTCTCCAGGATACCAGTTGTTTAAAGTTTCTTCACTTAATTTTAAATCTGATTGAGCTTTTTGTTCTGTCATATTCTGAATAGTTTCAGAAGTTTTAACATAGATTGTCACGCTTAAACTTATAAATATAATGGCAAACAATAGTGCAACAATAATGCTGAATTGACTCGTTAATTTAAGACCTTTTTTCTTCAATACTTTTACCTCATCTTCGCTTCTATTTTATACTGCTCAAATTATTATTATCGGAATAATTCTATATAATTAAAGGGCATTACTAAAAGCTTTATACATCTTATTTAATCACTTCATTTTTTTCCTATTTGTAATGTCCAAATATGTTCTATCTATCAGCTTAAACTTTCACCTGTCATATTAAAAACTTTTCAATACGCTAAAAACCCGATCAAGTTTCCATAAAGCTTGATCGGGTTTTCTTAAATTATAGATCTAATCTATCTAAACTTTAAATAAACTCACCTTGCTTTGTAGTTCTTGTGCCATTTCTGCTAAGTCATTAGAAGCGGCTGTGATTTCTTCCATTGAAGCGTTTTGTTCTTCTGTAGATGATGCAACATCTTCTACTTTAGTTGAAATCTCTTCGATTGCACCGGTTACTTCATTGATCATCGATTCTAGCTCTGATGAATGATTCGCAACAACGGTTCCTTCTTTTTCAGCGGAACTGGATTCCTGATTCAATCGGTTAATGTAATTGGTTAATTTTTCAAATACTTTCCCAGCTTGTTGAACACTTTCTTCTCCGTGAACAACTGCTTCATCGGCTTCTTTCATAGAAAGAGAAGATTTTGAAATGTTTCCTTGGATTTCGCTGATAATGGACTCAATTTGTTTTGTAGCGTTGGCAGATTTCTCGGCAAGATTTCTGATTTCTTCGGCCACTACTGCAAATCCTTTACCTTGCTCACCCGCTCGTGCAGCTTCTATTGCCGCGTTTAAAGCGAGTAGATTAGTCTGTTCTGAAATTTCATTGATAAACGAAACGATTTTCTCAACTTCTACTGATTGTGTGCTCAATACTTTTACGTAAGAAGAGGTTTGGTCCGTTTTTTCTTTAATGGTATGCATGTCGGTAACAGAGTCTTGAATGATGGACTCTCCATTAGTAACGTTTTGTTGAACAGATTCTACTGAAGTATGAATCACTTTAATCCGTTTTGACATATTCGCAATATTTTGAATAATATCTGAAATCGTCTGGTTCACTTTATTCGTTTTCTCAGATTGAGTCATTGTTGTATCTGCCATTGAATTCATTGATTCTGTAATCACTTCTGTCGCTTTTGAAGATTCTGAAGAACTCGCAAGCAATTCTTCTGACGAAGCAGCTACTGAATTAGCTTGCTCATCTACATGATGTAACAAATTAGCGAGTTGAGCTCTCATAATGTTGAAGCTTTCTCCAATATGACCAATTTCATCATAATAAGTGACATTGACTTCCTTAGTAAAGTCTCCTTGACCACCTTGCTCCAAAACAGTTGAAACTTCCGCAAACCGTCTTTTTAGTCGCTTATTGAATAATGACAAGATAATGATGAATACAATGACTGCAAGAATCATCACAATAATAAGTACTGAAAAAATGGACCAAATTGAATCATTGATCATTTGTTGAGAAACACCAACGAACCACATACCAACTGGAGTTCCTGTAACATCATAGATAGGCTGATAGGCTGTTTGGTTCATTTCTCCCATTATATCTGCAGTTCCCACGTAGATTTCTTCACCAACTAATACACTATTTACAATTTCTTCTGAAGCAGCTGTACCGACCAAGCGCTCTCCATCTTTTTCAAAAGTAGTGACGACACTTGTATCTCCTAGAAATATCGTAGCTGGTCCTTTTGTAATCTCTGTTATTCTGTCAACCATTTCATCGTTTACTAACTCTGACCCTTTATATAATTCACCATCATATACTGACCATTCTCCCGGATACCAGTAATCTAATACCTCTTCCGTCAACTTCAAATCTATCTGAGCTTTTTCACTAGTCATCTCCTGAATCGTTTCAGTCGTTTTAACATAAATAGTTAACCCTAGACTGATAAATACCACTGCAAATAATACCGCAATAATGATACTCATTTGACTCGTTAATTTAAGACCTTTCTTCTTCAATACACATTCCCTCATCTTTTCTTATTTTTTGTACTCTCCTATCTATTGTTATCGGAATAACTTCAGTTTATTAAAGTAAGTTCAAAAAAGAGCGTCCACCACTGGTTTTAAACCATGCGGTAGAAGCTCTTCATAATACGTTTTACAAAATTAAATTCACATATGCTTTTCTCTGAAAGATGCTCGGTCTTCTCTTTCTTTTTTTGTACGCTGTAGCTTGAGCTTCGCTAGATACTCTACTACTTCTTTGGGTTTACGAATATCGAATAGCTCAACTGGTTCTGGACCTCTCATCGTTTCTCTTTCAATATACAATTGGCCCTCTTCATTAACTTTCTCTTTCCATCTCACCAAGCGAACCATACCTTCTGAAAGTTCGATCGCCGTGATGCTAGCAGGATAGATACCACAGCCAGTATTAAAGTAGGGACGATCATTATTTTTAGGAAACTTGAATCGATGAGTATGCCCACAAATTAACATTTTTCTGTTCTTTTGAATCCATTTACTATAATTCCGTTCAATTTTATGGCGCTTGTTAACATTTTTAATAGGACTTGCCGGGTTTCTGATTCCAAAACGGTGCAAGAAACGCCAGAAGTATTTCAGTGATAGCATGGTAAAAAACCAGAACTGATCATTTGGTGCATCTCCTTGATGGCCATGTAAAACAAATATTTCCTGACTCGTCTGACGATGCTTGAGAACAAGGGCCTCTATTGGCTCTAAGCCTTTCATAAAATCGAAATATTCTTCTGTATACTCATCATAATTAACATAGAAATTCTTTTCTACATACTTTTTATTTCTCAAAAAGAGATCATGATTTCCGTAAATTCGAATATAGCGATCATCGTCATAATACTTTTTAATTGTTTCATATACACCGACGTAGGCATTTTTGATATGTTCAAACTTAGAATACTCTAAAAGTTCTTCACCATCGCCCACTTCTACGAATGTGTACTCACTCTCATAATATTCGTTCAGTGCATGTGTAAACAAGTTCTGACTTCTTAGAAACTCATCTGACACACTACCATCACCTCGATGGGCATCACTCATAAAGACAATACGAGAGTGATCGTCAAAATACATTTGTTTGGCATTCTGATAAGCTTCTGTCAATCTTCTGTCTGTAAACATCCTATTATTCTCCTATTAAACCTTATTCTCTTATCCCTAGTATACGGTATGCGGGTTGAATTAATAAAGTAATTACTCGTGAGAATTCAAAACGGACCTAGATAGAACCAACTTTACCAAAAAAATCACCAACGACTATTCTGTCGTCAGTGATTTTTCAGATTTATTTGAAGTTTGCTTTGATCTTAGATAAGGTAGCTTTGAACTGTGCAAGTTCTGCTTCATCAATTCCTTGAGTAATGGTTTCTTCAAGTTTTTCAATGTAAGGTTTGAAAGCATTAATTTGTTCAATCGCTTTATCGGTTAAAACAATCTCTTTTAGACGCTTATCTGTCTGCGTACCTTTTCTTTCATCAATATAGCCATTATTTTTCAAGCGTTTAACTAAATTACTTGTTGTAGATTTACGAATGGAGAATTCTTTTTCGATATCTTTTTGGAAAATGGGTTTATGTTGATTTTCGTACAAGAAACTTAACGCCCATGCCTGCATCCGATGCATCTCTTCGAAGTTTTTTCCGGCTTTTTCCTTTTCGATATAGCGTACAAATAAGATCGATAACTCTCTTAATTCATATCCAATCGTACCGTGAGGGTCCATGCTGACTCATCCTCTCTTAACCGTGTCCACTTACTGTTTTAGGTTAACTCAAGTTAACGGATCATTTTTCAAATTGACTGTTATAAAGATCAGAGTAGAATCCTTGAGCTTGCATCAACGCTTCGTGGTTACCACTTTCGATGATGGCACCGTCTTTCATAACAAGAATCGTATCTGCATTTTGGATCGTAGATAAACGGTGGGCAATAACAAATGATGTTCTGCCTTCCATTAATTTATCCATTGCAGCTTGAATTAGTTCTTCTGTTCTTGTATCTACTGAACTGGTTGCTTCATCCAAAATTAACATTGGAGAATCTTTCAATAATGCTCGAGCAATCGTCATCAATTGTTTTTGACCAACTGAAAGTGAAACAGTATCGTTCAAGACTGTGTCGTAACCTTCAGGAAGTGTTTTGATAAAGTGATCTACACCGACAGCCACACAAGCATCTATCACTTGTTGATCTGAGATATTTTTCTGGTTATAAATCAAGTTTTCTTTGACGGTTCCTTCGAACAACCAAGTATCTTGTAAAACCATACAGAACTGTTCATGAATTTCTTCACGGGTCATTTCTGCAATATCTTCATGGTCAATGAGTATTCTACCTTCCGTTACTTCATAAAATTTCATCAGTAAGTTAACGATGGTTGTTTTACCCGCACCTGTTGGTCCAACGATAGCAATTTTTTGACCAGGTAAAGCTTCTGTAGAGAAATCATCAATAATCGTTTTAGAAGGATCGTATCCAAAGCTAACATGGTCGAACTCAACGTGTCCAGTTGTTTTACCCGTGATTTTTTGAGTTTTACCTGTTTCGTTTTGCATTTCATCTTCATTTAAGAATTCAAATACTCGACCCATTGCAGCATTCGCTTGTTGTAGACCAGTGAACGCTTGTGCCATTTGACCAAGTGGTTGAGAGAACAATCTAACGTAGACAGTGAAAGCTACAATCACACCAAAAGTGATGGATCCTTGAATCACTAGAATCGCACCGACGATACAAACGACTACGTATCCAAAGTTACCAATGAATCCCATTAATGGTTGCATCATCCCAGAAAGAAACTGTGCTTTCCAAACACTTGAATAAAGATCTGAATTCATTCCTTCAAAATCTTCGACTGATTGATCTTTTGCATTATAAGAATAGATTGTATTGTGGCCAGTGTAAGCTTCTTCCACAAATCCATTAACTTTAGCCAATTTGCTTTGTTGTCCTTTAAAGTGAATCTGAGATTTTTTGATTAAGAATGTCAAAATCACGAATCCAAGTAATACAGAAGCAATAGCTGAAAAACTCATAATCAAATTTGTTTTGAGCATCATAAACAAACATCCGATAAACAAGACAACTGAGCTGACGAGTGTCCCCAAACTTTGATTCAATGATTGTCCAACAGTATCCAAGTCATTGGTTACGCGACTTAATATATCTCCTTGACTGTTAGAGTCAAAATATTTAAGCGGTAATTTATTGATTTTGATTGAAATTTCTTCTCTTAAACGTTTAGAGAATTTTTGAGTAATCGTTGCTACAATAAAGCCTTGTCCATAAGTCAAGGCACTACCGATCAAGTACAATATCACTAACGTGATCCCAATACGGTTGATTTGTGCGATATCGATTTGTGTCCCAATACCTTGAACAACAATATCTGTAATTTCACTTAAGCGGTCAGGTCCGATAATGACTGTGACACTTCCGAATGCTGCAAAGATGATTGATAACAAGAATAGAATCTTGTATTGTCCAGCATAGATATTTACATTCGCTAATATTTCTTTCAAACTATAACTTTGCTCTTTTTTTGTATTATCCATTATTCAGTTCCTCCTTGGAAAGTTGAGAATAGGCAATCTCTTGATACACTTGATTACTTTCCAACAGTTCTTTATGCGTTCCTTGACCGACGACTCTTCCTTCTTCTAAAACAAGAATCTGATCTGCATCCATAATCGTACTGATTCTTTGGGCAACAATCAGTTTAGTTGTATCGGCCATTTGTTCAGACAGGTTGTGTCTTAGTTTTCTATCTGTTTTGTAATCTAAAGCAGAAAATGAATCATCAAAGATTAATATTTCAGCTTTTCTAGCAATCGCACGTGCAATAGATAGTCGTTGTTTTTGTCCACCAGAGAAGTTACTTCCCGCTTGTGCAACGCGACTTTCTAGCTGGTCTTCTTTTCCAAGAACGAATTCTTTTGCTTCTGCGAGTTCTAGTGCTTTATAAATTTCTGAATCATCTTCAGGCAAATTAGAACTATGTCCAAAGTTCATATTCGAGCGAATCGTTCCACTAAATAAAAATGGATTCTGAGGTATATAAGCGATTTTCTCATTTAAGTCTTGGTGGCTATACGATTTAATGTCTTGTCCGTCAATCAATATCTGACCCTCTGTTACATCGTAAAACCTTGGAATCAAACCAATAATGGTACTTTTACCACTACCTGTTGATCCGATGAAAGCAACTGTATCACCAGCATTGGCCGTGAAGTTGATGTCTTTGATAACCGGTTCTGATGCATTTGGATAAGCGAACGTCACGTTTTTGAATGATACAGTTCCTTTTCCATTAGCTGATTGTTCACTCTCTCTAGCAAACTTGATTGTAGAGTCCAATTCCAAAACTTCGTTGATTCGTTTCGCTGAAACCAGTGCTCTTGGTAGGATCAAGAAAACAATCGTCATTAACATAAATCCTAAAACGACTTGGAATGCATAGGAAGAAAATACAACCATATCACTAAATAATGTGATTCTTTCTTCTAGCCCTACTGCATCGATTAAATGTGCACCAATCCAGTAAACCGATAAAGCTAATCCACTTGAGATGATAGACATTCCAGGGTTCATGATGGCTAACATTCTGCTAGTAAACAAGTTCACGTTTGTTAATTCTTCATTGGCATCCAATGATTTACCGTTTTGGTAACCTTCAGCGTTATACGCTCTAACCACACGAATACCTTGTAAGTTCTCACGAGTCAGACTGTTCAATCTATCCGTCAAAGATTGGATTCGGCCAAATTTTGGCTGAACGAATACTAGAATCGTGCTTAGCATAACTAGTAAAGCGAGTACCGCTACACCTGTTGCCGCAGTCCATTGCCAGTTCTTATCAGCAATCTTTGTAATCGCCCAGATTGCTGTAATTGGTCCTTTAATAACCACTTGCAGTCCAACGGCAATAACCAGTTGAATCTGAGTAATATCATTAGTTGTTCGTGTAATCAAACTAGGAATCGAAAATTGTTTGATTTCTCCTGGTGTATAGTCCATGACACTATTGAAGACTTGTCCACGAATTCTTTGCGTTACGCCTGCCGCAACTTTTGAGGCAATGAACCCAACGATGATAGAGGCCACTAAGCTTAGTAAAGAAAGTGTGACCATAATGGATCCTGGTGAAAAAATATCTGAAACCGTTGTTCCTGGTGTTTGTAGTCTTGTAGTGATGTCAGCCAAATAATCAGGAATTTTTAACTCCAACCATACTTGAACCATGATAAAAAGAATACTGAGAATAATCCCGATTCTTTCTTTTGTGTTTGCTTTTCTTAATAGTTTTAACATAATGTCCTCCGTCTAGCAGTAAGCGAGTTGAACTTCTTTTATATTTATTACTTTTATAGTAGAATTTGTAGTCTTCTTTTTCGTAATTACAGAGGTTTTGCCACTTACTGAAATATAGTTACCGTGCTAACTATATTATCCTTACTTTTAGTAAATGTCAATATAAATAATATGAATTTTCTGTGCTCTCATAACAAGAAACCCTTTTCATATCAAGGACGAAACAATTAACTAGTCGATGTAACAATGTTGATGCCGGTTGCATATTGAACCTTACTGTTTGAACTGTTTTTTTAGTACGTCTATTGCATCCTTTCTCAAGTCATAACTAAGTAAGGTATTCCGTACTGTCTATTTTTTTACGCTGGTGTGTACTATTTCATTGTTGGTATACTTAATATATTGCGACTTATTACGATATTAAACATAAAATAATGTTCTCTAAATCTACTATTATAGTATTTTCAAATTGAACCTATTATGTTTTCATTTTTAGCTATTCATTTTACTCTAAGGAGATGAAATATGACCATAAAAAGAAAAAATCAGATTTGGTTGTTGGTCATTATTGGTTGGTTTTCGTTCTACTTTGGCTGGCTCCTATTTTGGTCGGATAACATGAACGTTCAAACAACCGGAGGTAACCTTATCTCTTTGATAGGCTCCTTTGTACCAGTCTTGTGGATTACTGATTCTTTTCGCTACAATCAGCTACACAGGAATAAACGCTATTGGCAATTATTATTGTTTGCTTCTGCTAGTTATTTACTTGCAGAGTTCTGTTGGATTTTTACAGATACGATTCTAACAGGAGAACCAAGCTTTCCTGGCATTTATGATGTTTTCTATGTTTTATCTGGTTTCGGCTATTTCCTTGCTTTTGCTTGGAGAATTGCAAGATATGCTAAAAAATCGTTTATTTTGAAATTCTTATTTGATATTTTAGTCATCTTGTCTGTAGCACTAACGTTCAGCTGGTATTACATCTTAGGACCCATTATTTCGGAAACATCCGGTTCAATGTTTGCTTCCGTT
Coding sequences within:
- a CDS encoding ABC transporter ATP-binding protein; its protein translation is MDNTKKEQSYSLKEILANVNIYAGQYKILFLLSIIFAAFGSVTVIIGPDRLSEITDIVVQGIGTQIDIAQINRIGITLVILYLIGSALTYGQGFIVATITQKFSKRLREEISIKINKLPLKYFDSNSQGDILSRVTNDLDTVGQSLNQSLGTLVSSVVLFIGCLFMMLKTNLIMSFSAIASVLLGFVILTFLIKKSQIHFKGQQSKLAKVNGFVEEAYTGHNTIYSYNAKDQSVEDFEGMNSDLYSSVWKAQFLSGMMQPLMGFIGNFGYVVVCIVGAILVIQGSITFGVIVAFTVYVRLFSQPLGQMAQAFTGLQQANAAMGRVFEFLNEDEMQNETGKTQKITGKTTGHVEFDHVSFGYDPSKTIIDDFSTEALPGQKIAIVGPTGAGKTTIVNLLMKFYEVTEGRILIDHEDIAEMTREEIHEQFCMVLQDTWLFEGTVKENLIYNQKNISDQQVIDACVAVGVDHFIKTLPEGYDTVLNDTVSLSVGQKQLMTIARALLKDSPMLILDEATSSVDTRTEELIQAAMDKLMEGRTSFVIAHRLSTIQNADTILVMKDGAIIESGNHEALMQAQGFYSDLYNSQFEK
- a CDS encoding MarR family winged helix-turn-helix transcriptional regulator, producing the protein MDPHGTIGYELRELSILFVRYIEKEKAGKNFEEMHRMQAWALSFLYENQHKPIFQKDIEKEFSIRKSTTSNLVKRLKNNGYIDERKGTQTDKRLKEIVLTDKAIEQINAFKPYIEKLEETITQGIDEAELAQFKATLSKIKANFK
- a CDS encoding ABC transporter ATP-binding protein yields the protein MLKLLRKANTKERIGIILSILFIMVQVWLELKIPDYLADITTRLQTPGTTVSDIFSPGSIMVTLSLLSLVASIIVGFIASKVAAGVTQRIRGQVFNSVMDYTPGEIKQFSIPSLITRTTNDITQIQLVIAVGLQVVIKGPITAIWAITKIADKNWQWTAATGVAVLALLVMLSTILVFVQPKFGRIQSLTDRLNSLTRENLQGIRVVRAYNAEGYQNGKSLDANEELTNVNLFTSRMLAIMNPGMSIISSGLALSVYWIGAHLIDAVGLEERITLFSDMVVFSSYAFQVVLGFMLMTIVFLILPRALVSAKRINEVLELDSTIKFARESEQSANGKGTVSFKNVTFAYPNASEPVIKDINFTANAGDTVAFIGSTGSGKSTIIGLIPRFYDVTEGQILIDGQDIKSYSHQDLNEKIAYIPQNPFLFSGTIRSNMNFGHSSNLPEDDSEIYKALELAEAKEFVLGKEDQLESRVAQAGSNFSGGQKQRLSIARAIARKAEILIFDDSFSALDYKTDRKLRHNLSEQMADTTKLIVAQRISTIMDADQILVLEEGRVVGQGTHKELLESNQVYQEIAYSQLSKEELNNG
- a CDS encoding metallophosphoesterase, with amino-acid sequence MFTDRRLTEAYQNAKQMYFDDHSRIVFMSDAHRGDGSVSDEFLRSQNLFTHALNEYYESEYTFVEVGDGEELLEYSKFEHIKNAYVGVYETIKKYYDDDRYIRIYGNHDLFLRNKKYVEKNFYVNYDEYTEEYFDFMKGLEPIEALVLKHRQTSQEIFVLHGHQGDAPNDQFWFFTMLSLKYFWRFLHRFGIRNPASPIKNVNKRHKIERNYSKWIQKNRKMLICGHTHRFKFPKNNDRPYFNTGCGIYPASITAIELSEGMVRLVRWKEKVNEEGQLYIERETMRGPEPVELFDIRKPKEVVEYLAKLKLQRTKKEREDRASFREKHM
- a CDS encoding methyl-accepting chemotaxis protein, with product MKKKGLKLTSQMSIIIAVLFAVVFISLGLTIYVKTTETIQEMTSEKAQIDLKLTEEVLDYWYPGEWSVYDGELYKGSELVNDEMVDRITEITKGPATIFLGDTSVVTTFEKDGERLVGTAASEEIVNSVLVGEEIYVGTADIMGEMNQTAYQPIYDVTGTPVGMWFVGVSQQMINDSIWSIFSVLIIVMILAVIVFIIILSLFNKRLKRRFAEVSTVLEQGGQGDFTKEVNVTYYDEIGHIGESFNIMRAQLANLLHHVDEQANSVAASSEELLASSSESSKATEVITESMNSMADTTMTQSEKTNKVNQTISDIIQNIANMSKRIKVIHTSVESVQQNVTNGESIIQDSVTDMHTIKEKTDQTSSYVKVLSTQSVEVEKIVSFINEISEQTNLLALNAAIEAARAGEQGKGFAVVAEEIRNLAEKSANATKQIESIISEIQGNISKSSLSMKEADEAVVHGEESVQQAGKVFEKLTNYINRLNQESSSAEKEGTVVANHSSELESMINEVTGAIEEISTKVEDVASSTEEQNASMEEITAASNDLAEMAQELQSKVSLFKV